The following is a genomic window from Deltaproteobacteria bacterium.
CGTCAACCGTTAACCGGAAACCGGAAACTTTTAACCGGAAACTGTTAACCGTAAACTGTTTTTCCTCCGCACTACCATCGCCCTTCCATCACTCCCCCTCCTGGGCATACTCCATCAGAACGCCGAAGGTGTCCTTGGGATGCAGGAAGGCAACCCTGGTGCCGTGCACTCCGCTCTTCGGGGT
Proteins encoded in this region:
- a CDS encoding methylmalonyl-CoA epimerase, whose amino-acid sequence is TPKSGVHGTRVAFLHPKDTFGVLMEYAQEGE